TACGGCCAGGTGAAGCTCTTCACCATCAAGGCCAAGGGCATGCTCATGAACGCCCGGCAGTACATCAACCAGATCATCGCCTGGAGGGGGGAGAAACCCATACGCCTGTCCGACGTGGGCACCGCGGTGGACTCCACCATCAACGACAAGAACGCCTCCTACCACAACACCACGCCCTCGCTCACCATCGCCGTGCGCCGCCAGCCCGGCACCAACACCATCCGCGTGGTGGACGACATCAAGGCCCTGCTGCCCGCCATCAAGGCCACGCTGCCGCAGTCCGTCGAGTTCGAGGTCATGTACGACCGCTCGGACACCATCCGCGAGTCCGTGCAGGACGTGAAGTTCACCATGGCCCTGTCCATCGCCCTGGTGGTCGTGGTGGTCTTCATGTTCCTCAAGAACGCGCGCGCCACGGTCATCGCAAGCCTGGCCATCCCGGCGGCCATCATCGGCACGTTCGCCATCATGAAGCAGATGGGCTTCTCGCTGGACAACCTCTCGCTCATGGCGCTCACCCTGGCGGTGGGCTTCATCGTGGACGACGCCATCGTCATGCTCGAGAACATCGTGCGCCACATGGAGATGGGCAAGCCGCCCATGCAGGCGGCCCTGGACGGCGCGCGCCAGATCGGCTTCACCATCGTGTCCATGACGCTCTCCCTGGCAGTGGTGTTCATCCCGGTCATGTTCATGGCGGGCATCCTGGGGCGCATCCTCAACGAACTGGCGGTGACCATCACCATCGCCATCATCGTCTCGGGCTTCGTCACGCTCTCCTTCACGCCCATGCTGTGCAGCCAGTTCCTGCGCCAGGGCACGGTGGGGCATTCGGGCAAGCTCTTCGCGGCCATGGAGCGCGGGTACGAGGTCTCCCTGCGCTTCGTCCTGCGCCACCGCTTCGCCACCCTCATGGCCAGCTTCGGCATCCTGGCGCTCACGGGCTGGATGTTCACCAAGGTGCCCACGGGCTTCATCCCCACCACGGACGCGGGCTTCATCTACGGCTACGCCATGGCCGAGCAGAGCGCCTCCTTCGACTCCATGAAGGAGCGCATCCTGCGCGTGGCCGAGATCGTCTCCGCCGACGAGAACGTGCGCAAGATGGTGGGCATCGTGGGCGTGGGCGGCCCCAACACCTCCATGAACAACGCGGCCTTCTTCACGCTGGTCAAGCCCGCCCACGAGCGCAAGGAGGACATCAACAGCGTGCTGAACACCCTGCGCGCCAAGCTGGCCTCCATCAAGGACCTGCGGCTGTTCATGTTCAACCCGCCCGCCATCCAGATCGGCGGGCGCTCCACGCGCGCGCTCTACCAGTTCACGCTGCTCTCCCCGGAGGTGGACAAGCTCTACGCGGCCGCCCGCCAGTTCGAGGAGAGGATGCGCACCCTGCCCGAGCTTCGCGACGTGAACTCCGACATGCAGATCGACGGCCCCCAGGTGCTCCTGCGCATCGACCGCGACAAGGCCGCCGGGTTCGGCATCTCGGCCAAGGCTATCGAGACGGCGCTGTGGTCGGCCTACGGGGCGCGCCAGATCTCGAACATCTACGCCACCACGGACACCTACCGCGTTGTCATCGAGGTGGCCCCCGAGTTCCAGCGCGATCCGGGCCTGCTCTCCAAGCTCTACGTGCAGCCAGACCTCGAGAACAACAAGGACAAGAACAAGGACAAGCTCGTCCCGCTCGCCAACCTGGTGGCGCTGGAAGAGGGCGTTGGCCCCATCACCGTGAACCACACCGGCCAGCTGACCTCGGTGACCATCTCCTTCAACACGGCCGAAGGCTTCTCCCTGGGCCAGGCGGTGAACGCCATCACCGAGCTGGCGGACAAGGAGCTCCCGGCGG
The window above is part of the Fundidesulfovibrio soli genome. Proteins encoded here:
- a CDS encoding efflux RND transporter permease subunit — translated: MTDIFIKRPIATALITFGLLFLGLTAYDALPVSEMPAIDFPTIQVVASLPGADPETMASSVATPLEKQFATIAGITSMNSVNTLGQTTIILQFELSRNIDGAGSDVQTAISAASGYLPSNLPNPPTYQKVNPADTPILYIGMRSSTLPLYKLTDYAKTFVSQRISMISGVAQVAIYGDQTYSPRIQVDPDKLAAYNLSINQVADAFVAENVNLPTGSLYGQVKLFTIKAKGMLMNARQYINQIIAWRGEKPIRLSDVGTAVDSTINDKNASYHNTTPSLTIAVRRQPGTNTIRVVDDIKALLPAIKATLPQSVEFEVMYDRSDTIRESVQDVKFTMALSIALVVVVVFMFLKNARATVIASLAIPAAIIGTFAIMKQMGFSLDNLSLMALTLAVGFIVDDAIVMLENIVRHMEMGKPPMQAALDGARQIGFTIVSMTLSLAVVFIPVMFMAGILGRILNELAVTITIAIIVSGFVTLSFTPMLCSQFLRQGTVGHSGKLFAAMERGYEVSLRFVLRHRFATLMASFGILALTGWMFTKVPTGFIPTTDAGFIYGYAMAEQSASFDSMKERILRVAEIVSADENVRKMVGIVGVGGPNTSMNNAAFFTLVKPAHERKEDINSVLNTLRAKLASIKDLRLFMFNPPAIQIGGRSTRALYQFTLLSPEVDKLYAAARQFEERMRTLPELRDVNSDMQIDGPQVLLRIDRDKAAGFGISAKAIETALWSAYGARQISNIYATTDTYRVVIEVAPEFQRDPGLLSKLYVQPDLENNKDKNKDKLVPLANLVALEEGVGPITVNHTGQLTSVTISFNTAEGFSLGQAVNAITELADKELPADISRTFEGQATAFKQSAASVPFLLLLAVVVIYIILGVLYESFVHPITILSGLPSAALGGLVALMIFGRELDLYGFVGIIMLIGIVKKNAIMVIDFAIEAEKHGKTPTDAVFEGCLTRFRPIMMTTVAAIAGIMPIAMAYGAGGQARQPLGLSVAGGLAISQVVTLYLTPVFYTYLDQLQNWLKRRKGGEEEAA